A genomic stretch from Mya arenaria isolate MELC-2E11 chromosome 10, ASM2691426v1 includes:
- the LOC128206425 gene encoding uncharacterized protein LOC128206425 → MTGFLQLLLFVSTTLASESSCPVCSKYDYEENLLERMIRMEFDFRKVLTENKVVSETVEHDLTKIKKENKRLYGEVDALKAEHEQAERRLVLLMEDVVRNQNITLEQAERRLVSLMEDVSTNSNNTLERITAAFDNITEQAERRLVSLMEDVSTNSNNTLELISAAFDNITDQIATRSVYFHAHSPQTSTLSTGEVIVYERVKTNQGNGYNATTGTFTAPAQGLYLFIMQKCSPPNKYSYLQIMKEGSGLLTSAHYDEDNHSCSSSQAFVQLDFGETVWIQCSRGGPNAQLYEDSNHWNSFGGALFHI, encoded by the exons ATGACTGGATTTCTTCAGCTGTTGTTATTTGTCAGCACGACCCTTGCCTCAGAGTCATCGTGTCCAGTATGCTCCAAATACGACTACGAGGAAAATTTGCTTGAGAGAATGATTCGCATGGAGTTCGATTTTAGAAAAGTGTTAACGGAAAACAAAGTTGTAAGCGAAACTGTTGAGCACGACCTAACAAAGatcaagaaagaaaacaaacgcTTGTACGGCGAAGTTGATGCCTTAAAGGCCGAACATGAGCAAGCAGAGCGTAGACTGGTTTTGCTCATGGAAGATGTTGTGAGAAACCAAAACATCACACTCG AGCAAGCAGAGCGTAGACTGGTTTCGCTCATGGAAGATGTTTCGACCAATTCCAACAATACCTTGGAACGAATAACTGCCGCCTTCGACAATATAACAG AGCAAGCAGAGCGTAGACTGGTTTCGCTCATGGAAGATGTTTCGACCAATTCCAACAATACCTTGGAACTAATAAGTGCCGCCTTCGACAATATAACAG ACCAAATTGCTACTCGTTCGGTGTACTTCCACGCCCACTCTCCACAGACTAGCACTCTGTCCACAGGTGAGGTGATAGTGTACGAGAGAGTTAAGACCAACCAGGGCAACGGCTACAACGCCACAACAGGCACGTTCACCGCTCCAGCACAGGGACTCTACTTGTTCATCATGCAAAAATGTTCGCCTCCTAATAAATATAGTTATCTCCAGATAATGAAGGAAGGTTCAGGCCTGCTAACAAGTGCACATTATGACGAAGACAATCATTCCTGTTCTAGTAGTCAGGCGTTTGTTCAGCTGGATTTCGGAGAAACGGTCTGGATACAATGCTCCAGAGGGGGCCCAAACGCACAACTGTACGAGGATTCTAATCATTGGAACAGTTTTGGTGGTGCTCTCTTTCACATCTAA
- the LOC128206842 gene encoding caprin-2-like → MTGLLQLFLLVSTTLASEPSCPACSKYDYEQNLLERMIRMEFTVEQDLTRLKNENKRLSEVVDTLMDQQKHAERRLVSRIEDVERNQTNQIATPLVYFHARSPQTTTLTTGEVILYKTVETNQGNGYSSTSGKFTAPTRGLYLFFMHTCTPSNKFDVLRIVKEGSVLIASVQRDNNNHVCSSSQAFVQLYAGDAVWVKCSSGSSDRQLFEDSIRWTSFGGALIHN, encoded by the exons ATGACTGGATTACTTCAGCTGTTTTTATTAGTCAGCACGACCCTTGCCTCGGAGCCATCCTGTCCAGCGTGCTCCAAATATGACTACGAGCAAAATTTGCTTGAGAGAATGATCCGTATGGAGTTCACTGTTGAGCAAGACCTAACGCGGCTCAAGAATGAGAACAAACGCTTATCTGAGGTCGTTGATACCCTAATGGATCAACAGAAACACGCGGAGCGTAGACTGGTTTCGCGCATTGAAGATGTTGAGAGAAACCAAACCA ATCAAATAGCTACTCCACTGGTATACTTTCATGCCCGCTCTCCACAGACCACCACCCTTACCACAGGTGAGGTGATACTTTACAAGACAGTGGAGACAAACCAGGGCAACGGCTACAGCTCCACTTCGGGCAAGTTCACCGCTCCAACACGGGGACTCTACTTGTTTTtcatgcatacatgtacaccTTCAAATAAATTTGATGTTCTCCGGATAGTTAAGGAAGGGTCAGTTCTCATTGCAAGTGTACAACGTGACAATAACAACCATGTATGTTCGAGTAGTCAGGCGTTTGTACAGCTTTATGCCGGTGACGCTGTCTGGGTAAAATGCTCCAGTGGGAGCTCGGACAGACAACTGTTTGAGGATTCCATCCGTTGGACAAGTTTTGGTGGTGCTCTCATTCACAACTGA